The genomic window CTGTGCTTCAAAAGCCATTTTTTTTGCGTCAGTCGATCCTGAAGAAGGTCAATAAGTTCTGGTTTCGGTTCAATCCGACAGTTTGTCTGTTTTTGAAGGCGTGCCAAGAGGCTTCCATTCATGAACTCGCTTTCAAAGGTGACCACGTCGAGTTCTTTCATGAATCTGACAATATCCGCTTCTTGGTGGGGATTCCCATCAATCCAGTTGCGTGTGACCTGGGCTGCGGGGTCATCGGCCTTTGGGCAAAGGACATACACCCCCAAGCCCATCTTCTGGCCCTGTTGAATGAGCATTCTAGCCAGCTGTCCCCCGCCGAGTATTCCAACTCTCACAGTCTGTTTCCCCTTTCCGAGTAAGAGCGTTCTCTCGTCTTAAAGAGAAAAGGTCAAGCCTTGCCGCTGAGCTTGCTTTTCGTAGCTCCTTCGAGGTAATTGACGCAGATGAACCCAGAGAGTCGAAAATTTCCTACATCTGCCACTCAGCTTAACTTTCCTCTGTTGTTAGCCCCTATGGTTGGACTGTCTCATATAGGTTTGCGTCTTTTGGTCCGTCGCTATTGGCCCACCGGTGCGAAGTCGATTTGGCCAACTGAAATGCTTAACAGTCGCCGTCTTCCAAATGAAAAACTGGGACAGACCCCTGAAACCTTCCGCAGCCCATTTGAACTTGATATTTGTCCCCAGATTTTGGGCAATGAAGAAAAACCCATTTATGATTCAATTCGGCTCTTGGAGGAATGGGGAGCTATTGGAATCGATATTAACATGGGTTGCCCTGTTCAGAAGGCTCTCAAACACAACTATGGTGTCGCATTGATGGGAGATCTGGATTATGCAGCCAGAGTCACAAATATTGCGACTCGGGCCAGTCGATTGCCTGTGAGTGTTAAATTGAGAGCTGGTCATCAAAATGACATTGAGTATCTGTCTCGCTTTGTTAAGAAGCTCGAGGAGTCTGGCGCATCCTGGTTGACCTTGCATCCGCGCACAAGCGAACAAAAACGGCGGGGTCGGGCGGACTGGAATCAAATTCGTGAGGTGAGAGCTCAGGTTGCGATTCCAGTGATCGGAAATGGCGACATTCAAGTGGTGGATGACGTGGAGCGAATGCTCAGCGAAACACAATGCGATGCTGTCATGGTCGGTCGGGCGATGACTGCTCGTCCCTGGATGGCCTGGCAGCTAGGAGAGCGTCTTGGGTTTCCCCCTCCAGAGTCTTTTCTGGGTCGTTCTGCTCCATCAGGGGCATGGGAAGAGGGAGAAGAGATGGGCCGTTCCCTCAGTTATTTCATTGAGGTCATGGAGGAATATTTTCCCGAAAACTTGGGAGTGAGAAAGATCAAGTTCTTTATTCGCCATTGTCATGTCTGGCTTGAGTTTGGTCACATTCTTTTTTCTCTCTCAACTCGAGCCAAATCATATCTTGAACTCAAACAGACAATTGCGAGTTTTTTTGATGTGCCGCAAAAAATGATGTCTTATACAGATTTGAGAATTTGAAGGCGTCTCTTTAGAGACCCAGTAACTCATCGAGCTTTCCCTCTGACTCCAGTTGGGAGAGGTCGCTGAAGCCTCCAATGAGCTTATTACTAATAAAAATTTGGGGTACAGTTTTCATCCCGGTTCTTGCGCGAAGCTCGGCGAGTTCTTGGTCTTTTCCATCGAGGTTGATCTCTTCAAAAGAAACTCCCTTGCTCTTTAAGAGGTTTTTCGCTCGAACACAGTAGGGACAGACTGTCCAAGTATAAATCACGACGGGTGACATGATTTCCTGCTTTCTATTTTCTTGAGTCCCATTTTACTTGAATGCAGTAAATGCAGTGAATGCAGCCCAAGTAAAAGGAACTTGAATTTGAAATCTCTGGAATTTGATATAAAACCAGTTTATCTCATTATGCAAATCTAAAAAGTGAAAAGTGAGTAAGTTGAAACGAAATGATGTGTGCCCGCTTTGCCGTTCGTTGAAAGTTGAGTTTTTTGTTGAGATCCAGAAAGATCCCAAAAGAATTTATTTTCTGTGTAGGGAATGCGAAATGGTATTTTTAGATTCTGCACTTCATTTCGCTCTGGTCGATGAGAAAGCACGATATTTGAGTCATCAAAACGATCCTCGTGATCAAAGATACAAAGAATATTTACAAAAAATGATTCAATCTCTTCTTGATGTGAAATCCTTATTAGGGAGTCGGATTCTTGACTATGGCTGTGGCCCAACAAGAGGCATGGCCGAAATTTGGGGAAACCAGTTTTTGATTGACTCCTATGATCCGATTTTTTTTCCAAACTTGAATGACAAAGAATCCCAATATGATTTTATTATTTGTTCCGAGGCCGCTGAACATTTTTATTATCCAAATGAAGAGTGGGGTCGGATGACTCGTTTAATTAAACCCGGCGGGAAGGTCCTGCTTCGAACGGCCTTGCGTCCCATTTTAGCATCGGACTTTCGAGATTGGTATTATCATCGCGATCCAACGCATGTTTGTTTTTACTCCAATGAGACTGTGGCTTGGATTGAGCAAAGTTATTCATTGAAAATAGTTTTTTTTCAGTGATCATGTTCATCAGGTCCCCTTCATCGCGTCTTGGATCCTGTCAATTTGCGCGGCAGTTGAGCCATTGTCGGGATTGAGTTTTTCTTCCAGCAAATTCAGGCTAGAAAAAACCTTGACCTCTTGAAAGAGCTGCTCTGCTACAGGATAGGTGAGTGCCAGTTGCCGCAGCCATTGTTTTGCTTTGCAGAGGGCAAAATGCTCAGTGAATTCATCCTTATATCGGCTAATCATTGGAAGAAACCATTGGCGGTTAAAGTTCTTCCAGTCCATGGGAGATGTGGACTCATTTTTTTCAAATGCCTTTATTTGGAGAGCTAAGTCTGGCCGTGCAATGAGGGGACGGCCGATCGCAAATAGGTTGCAGCCAGAAACTAATTTGCAACGTTTGTAATCTTCTAGATTCCAGATGTCGCCATTTGCCAGAACGGGAATT from Bdellovibrionales bacterium includes these protein-coding regions:
- the grxC gene encoding glutaredoxin 3, with protein sequence MSPVVIYTWTVCPYCVRAKNLLKSKGVSFEEINLDGKDQELAELRARTGMKTVPQIFISNKLIGGFSDLSQLESEGKLDELLGL
- a CDS encoding tRNA-dihydrouridine synthase family protein, with protein sequence MNPESRKFPTSATQLNFPLLLAPMVGLSHIGLRLLVRRYWPTGAKSIWPTEMLNSRRLPNEKLGQTPETFRSPFELDICPQILGNEEKPIYDSIRLLEEWGAIGIDINMGCPVQKALKHNYGVALMGDLDYAARVTNIATRASRLPVSVKLRAGHQNDIEYLSRFVKKLEESGASWLTLHPRTSEQKRRGRADWNQIREVRAQVAIPVIGNGDIQVVDDVERMLSETQCDAVMVGRAMTARPWMAWQLGERLGFPPPESFLGRSAPSGAWEEGEEMGRSLSYFIEVMEEYFPENLGVRKIKFFIRHCHVWLEFGHILFSLSTRAKSYLELKQTIASFFDVPQKMMSYTDLRI
- a CDS encoding class I SAM-dependent methyltransferase, yielding MVFLDSALHFALVDEKARYLSHQNDPRDQRYKEYLQKMIQSLLDVKSLLGSRILDYGCGPTRGMAEIWGNQFLIDSYDPIFFPNLNDKESQYDFIICSEAAEHFYYPNEEWGRMTRLIKPGGKVLLRTALRPILASDFRDWYYHRDPTHVCFYSNETVAWIEQSYSLKIVFFQ